The following nucleotide sequence is from Pseudobutyrivibrio ruminis HUN009.
TGCTGCTGAAACGCCAGATGACCTTATATTAGAGTGTTTAAAATATTACGTTAAGTATTTCCATATTGATGGATTCCACATAGTAGGATGCAATGCGCCAATTCAGCGTATTGCAGCTGAACCTTATTTGGCTGATACAAAGATTTTCTACGAATTTATTCCAGAGGAAATCCTTTGTAATGAAAAAGGTAAAAAGCATTTGTTTGTGTATAACGATTCATTTATGAATGTTACCAGACAGATTGAAAACCATATGAACGGAAGTATGGTTCAGTTTGCAAATCATATGCGTAGACAGAATAGTGCCTATGGTTTTGTAAATTACATGGCGAATGTTAATGGATTCTCATTGTGGGATTCATATTCATACGGTGAAAAACACAACTGGGATAATGGCGAAGATAACAGAGATGGTACTAACAACAATTATTCTTTCAACTATGGAGTTGAAGGAAAGACTACAAACAAAACCATCAATGCTAATAGATTCAGAGAGATGCGTAATGCTTTTACAGCGTTGATGCTTTCTCAGAGTGTGCCACTTTTTGTGGCTGCAGATGAAGCTGCGGCTACACATCTTGGAAATAATAACCCTTATTGCCAGGACAACAAAGTTGGATACACTTGTTTTACAAAGACAAAGAGCAAAGATTCACTTACAGGATTTGTAAAAAATTTGATTGAGTTTAGAAAGAACCATAAATGTATTAGAGTTGAAAGTCCATTTTTAATGAATGACTACAGACATTTAGGTCTTCCTGATATGTCATTTCATGGTACCGAGCCATGGATGATGTCTATCGGTGAGGAGCAAAAAGCGTTGGGTGTTCTTTATAATGGTGCCTATGTTGATGAAGAAGAGGAAGTATTTGTATGCTATAACTTCCACTATGATGCTGTTGATATGGCACTTCCACTTTTAGCTCCAGGAAAACGATGGCGTTTGTGCTTTAACACAGCTAAAGATACTGATGATTTTGAACCAAAGCCTATACATGACCAGCAATCAATTAATGTTCCAGGCAATTCCATCAGCGTGCTTGTTGGGGTAAAGCCAGGAAAGAGGTAGTTATTTAATGAAGGCTTGGGAACATTTTAAAACAATCACCCATCATCGTCGTTTAGTTAGAAAGGGATGCTTTGCTGTAGGTCTATACATGCAGGGACTTCTACATGATTTATCAAAGTATTCATGGGTTGAGTTTCGAGTGGGGGCTAAGTATTATCAGGGTACACAGAGTCCAAATAATGCTGAAAGATTAGAGACAGGGGTTTCTATGGCGTGGCTTCATCATAAGGGACGCAACAAACATCATTTTGAATATTGGATAGATTACAGCTTGGATGAGCATCATCATATGACTGGCATGGAGATGCCTGTAAAATACGTTGTTGAAATGTATTGTGACAGAGTGGCAGCATGCAAGACCTATCAAAAGGAAAAGTATAACGATTCTAGCGCATTAGAATATTACAACAGGGGCAAGGGTAAATATATGATGCATCCTAAAACAGCGGCTTTGTTGGAGGATATGCTTACATATCTTGCTGAACACGGTGAGAGTGCGACAAACGAATATATTCGCAAAAATATACTAAAGAATAAAAAGTAATTTGGAGATAACATTATGGAAAAAGAGAGAAAAGTATTATATTCAGGTATGCAGGCAACAGGAAAGCTTACCATTGGCAATTATATAGGAGCATTAAAGAACTGGGTAAATCTTCACGAGGACTATGATTGCTTCTTTGGTGTTATGGATTTACATTCTCTTACAGTTAGACAGAATCCTACAGAATTTAGACAAAACGCAAGAAGAATATATACACAGTATGTGGCAGCTGGACTTGATCCACAGAAAAACTGTATTTATTTCCAGTCACATGTACCAGCACATGCTCAGTTAGGCTGGATTCTCGATTGCTATACATACATGGGTGAGCTTAATCGTATGACTCAGTTTAAGGATAAGTCTGCAAAACATGCAGATAATATTAATGCAGGCTTGTTTACATATCCTGCACTTATGGCTGCAGATATTCTTTTGTATCAGACTGATTTGGTGCCAATTGGAGCAGATCAGAAGCAGCACTTGGAAATCTGTAGAGACGTTGCAGAGCGTTTCAACAATATTTACGGAGATGTATTTACTATTCCAGAAGGATATTTCCCAAAGGCGGGCGCGCGAATCATGTCTCTTGCAGAGCCTACAAAGAAAATGTCTAAATCAGATGAGAATGTTAATGCAACAATCTATCTTATTGATGATAAGGATACAATCATCCGCAAGTTTAAGAAGGCTGTTACAGATTCTGATGCTGAAGTTAGATATGATGTTGAAAATAAGCCTGGTGTATCAAATCTTATGGAAATCTACGGTGTTGTTACTGGAAAGTCTATGGATGAGGTTGCTAAAGAATTTGAAGGTAAGGGATATGGCGATTTTAAGCTTGCTGTTGGTGAGGCAGTAGCGGATATGCTTGAACCATTCCACGTTCGTTGCGCAGAGCTTGAAAAGGATAAGGCATATATTGATGGCTGCATCAAGGAGAATGCAGAAAAGGCATCTTATTTTGCTAATAAAACTCTTCGCAAGGTACATAAGAAGCTTGGTTTAACAGAAATGATTAGATAATAATGATGTTGTATTTAAGACAGGAGTATGCTAAGATAACTCCTGTCTTTTTCTATTTTCAATTTTAATTCCAAAAGGAGTTTAATTGTATAGTATTGTAAATACCGCGACGATTTTCGGTATTGATTCTAAGCTTATATCTGTGGAAGCAGATATATCTGAAGGTATGCCCATTTTTGAAATGGTGGGTTATCTTTCATCTGAAGTGAAAGAAGCTAAGGAGAGGGTGAGGGCTGCACTTAAGAATGCAGGCTATGCGCTACCTATTAAGCGAATCACGGTCAATTTATCACCAGCAAGTATTAGAAAAACAGGAGCAGGCTTTGATTTGCCTATTGCTGTGGCTATTTTATCTGCTATAGGAATAATTAATTGCGAGAAGCTTTCATCTATATGTCTATGTGGCGAAATAGGCCTAGATGGCAAAATACAGCCTGTAAATGGTGTGCTATCTATGGCTATGGAGGCCAGAAGAAATAATTTGCAGATAATGATTGTTCCTAAGGACAATTTAGTTGAGGCTAGGCTGGTAAATGATTTGACTACAATTGGCGTAAGCCAGATTTCTGAGGTAATCGAGCTTTTAAATGAAGGCGTATTTGATGCCAAAGATGAAATAATCAATATGGAAGAGACATCTCAGGAGGATATGGAATATGATTTTTCCATGATTAATGGACAACAGGCTCTTCGTCGAGCTTGTGAGGTGGCTATCTCAGGCATGCATAATATGCTTATGGTTGGCCCTCCGGGAGCGGGGAAATCCATGATAGCGAAATGTATTCCTTCTATATTACCTGCTATGGATGCTGATGAGCAGTTAGAATTATCAAAGATTTATTCTGTCTGCGGTATGTTTGATGAACGGGGCGGTCTTATGAAGAAAAGACCTTTTAGAAGCCCACATCATACCGTGTCGCCTCAGGGATTGGTTGGAGGTGGACAGAATCCAAAACCAGGCGAAATATCCTTGGCTCATGGAGGGGTACTGTTTTTAGATGAGCTTACAGAGTTCACTAAATCTACAATTGAAATGCTAAGACAACCTCTTGAGGATAAAAAGGTAAATATTTCAAGAGCTTCTGGAAGCTTTACATTTCCGGCAGACTTTGTAATGGTGGCTGCAATGAATCCTTGTTCTTGCGGGTATTATCCTGATTTGAATAGATGCCACTGTAGCAGAATGTCCATTCAAAGATATTTGGCTAAGATATCTCAACCATTGCTTGATAGAATTGATATTTGCGTAGAAGCACCTACTTTAAATTTTGCACAGATTGCATTGCGTCAGAAAAATGAGTCTTCAGCTGATATAAGAGTTAGAGTGGAGCGGGTTCATGAAATTCAACGTGAACGATATAAGAATTTTGATTTTAAGTTTAACAGTCAGATTCCTAGTAGCCATATAGATGTATTTTGCCCTCTAAAGGAGGATGAAGCTAAATATATGGAAGAAATGTATGATAAGTATTCCCTTACTGCTAGAACCTATCATAAGGTGCTTAGAGTGGCTAGAACGATAGCAGATATGGATGGTTGCCAGGATATTAGCCTTGTGCATCTTCAGGAGGCAGTTTGCTATAGAGGGCTTGATAAGCATTACTGGGAGGAGGGAATCTAATGGACAAACACCTTTACCAGTACTGGTTTATGCGTAATGAAGATATTACTTATTCAAGAAAACATAAACTTATTGATTATTTCTACGATAGTTATAATATCTATTTTGCTACGAAAAAAGATTTGGTTGATTCGGGATTGATGGATGATAAAACAGCCGATACTTTTATACTTAATCGCGGCAAGTTTGATTTATCTAAGGAGTATGAGGAGTTTTCGCATTCCCCTTTTTCCTTTATAACAATGGAAGATGTGGCCTATCCTGATAAGCTAAGAAACATTTATGATAAGCCCTATGGTCTTTATTATGTTGGGCAAATTCCATCTTTGGAAAGGGCGGTTTCTATTGTAGGAGCTAGACGATGCAGTGCATATGGCAAAAGAATTGCTCTTCAAATTGGAGACAAACTTGGACAAAATGGATACACCGTTATCAGTGGTATGGCCAGAGGAATCGATGCATATGGTCATAAAGGATGTATAGATGCAGGTGGTAAAACTATAGCTGTTTTGGGAAGCGGCTGTGATGTAATATATCCTGCTGATAATAGAATATTATATGAAGAGATTCTTTCAACTGGCGGAGCTATAATTTCAGAATATCAGATGGGGACAAGTCCTGTTGCAATGAACTTTCCTAGAAGAAACAGGATAGTTTCGGCACTTTCTGATATTGTTGTTGTAATTGAAGCAAGGGAAAAATCCGGTTCTTTGATTACAGCAGATTTTGCGTTGGAACAAGGTAAGGATATTTACGTTACTCCCGGTAGAATAGGGGATTCGTTAAGTTCTGGCACAAATAAACTTATTGCCCAAGGGGCAGGAATCATATACGACATAGATCAGTTTATAGCTGATATACAAAATTTTTATGGATTAAAACCTGAAAAAATTAACGCTGAAAAGAAGCCAAAAATTATTCTTACTGAAGAGCAGAAAAGGGTATACAAATTGTTTGATGATTATCCTAAAAGTATTTCCACAGTTATAGAAGAAAGTGGTATGGATTATCTTAATTTATTGTCTGTAGTGCTGTCTTTAGAAAGGCTTGAATTGCTTTCTGAAGTGTTCAAAAATAATTACGTAAAAACAGCGTGATTTGTTGATGGATTTTATATGAAAATTATTAAATTGTTTTGTCAATAGGTAAAATTTTCCTTGAAAAGAAAAAAATAATGTTGTATAGTGATTTTCGATTTCTTTGTGAATAGGAGCAAAAAAATATGGCAAAAAATCTAGTCATTGTGGAGTCACCAGCAAAGGTGCATACAATCAAAAAGTTTTTAGGCAGCAATTACGAGGTTATGGCATCACAGGGCCATGTTCGAGATATGCCTAAAAGTCAGCTTGGCTTTGACCCAGAAAATGATTTTGAACCTAAATATATAACAATTCGTGGAAAGGGTGAGCTTCTTGCTGCACTCCGTAAGGAAGTAAAGAAAGCAGATAAGATTTATCTCGCAACTGATCCCGACCGTGAGGGAGAAGCTATTTCATGGCATCTTACTCACGCACTCAACTTACAAGATAAAAAGGTATACAGAATTACCTTTAATGAGATAACAAAAACTGCTGTAAAGAATTCACTTAAGCATCCAAGAGAAATAGATATGGATTTAGTTGATGCACAGCAGGCAAGACGTATGCTTGATAGAATGGTTGGATATAAAATCTCTCCACTTCTTTGGGCAAAGGTTAAGAGAGGCCTATCGGCAGGCCGTGTACAGTCTGTTGCACTTCGTATTATTTGCGACAGAGAAAAAGAAATTGAACAATTTATTCCTCAGGAATATTACACACTTGATGTATTGCTTGATGCTAAGGATGCAAAGAAGCCAATCGTTGCTAAATATTATGGTGATACATCTGGTAAGAAGGATATTTCAGACAAGGAAAGCCTTGACAAAATCATGAATGATTTAAAGGGTGCTGATTTTAACATCGCTTCTATTAAGCGTGGAACTAGAGAAAAGAAGGCGCCATTGCCTTTTACTACATCTACAATGCAGCAAGAGGCATCAAAGGCTTTAAACTTCTCAATTCAAAAGACTATGAGCGTTGCTCAGCAGCTTTATGAAGGTGTTAGTGTTAAGGGCCATGGAACAATCGGTCTTATCACATATCTTCGTACTGATTCTACAAGAGTTTCAGATGAGGCGAGAGCGGCAGCTGAGCAGTTCATTACTGGCAATTATGGTCAGGAATATTTGTCAGCTCCTGTAAATTCAAGCAAGAAGAATACTGGTAAGGTTCAGGATGCTCACGAGGCTATTCGTCCTGCCAATATCGAATTGATTCCATCTGAAATCAAGGAGAGCCTTACTAGAGATCAGTTTAGACTATATCAGCTTGTATGGAAGAGATTTGTGGCAAGCCAGATGGCAAATGCCATTTATGATACAGTTTCACTAAATGTTCAGGCAAAGAATCATGTATTTACAGCATCTGATTCTTCAATTAAGTTTGATGGATTTATGATGATTTATGTTTCAGCTGATGATGAAGCAGAATCTAAGACTCATCCGTTATCAAAGCTTACAGAAGATACAAAGCTTGAGTTTAATTCTTTTGAGGAAAAGCAGCATTTTACACAGCCAGCACCTCATTTTACAGAAGCGTCTCTCGTAAAGACATTAGAAGAGCTTGGTATTGGTAGACCATCAACCTATTCACCTACCATTACAACTCTTTTAAAGCGTCATTACATTACAAAAGAGGCAAAGAACCTTTTTGTTACAGAACTTGGTGAAGTAGTCAATTCAATTATGGAGGCATCATTCCCTATAATTGTTGATGATAAATTTACTGCAAACTTGGAATTACTGCTTGACGGTGTTGAAGAGGGAACAGTTGAATGGAAATCTGTTGTAAGAAACTTCTACCCAGACCTTGAAAAGGCAGTTGAAGTGGCAGAAGAGGAGCTTGCAAAAGTTGAGATTCATGATGAAGTTACTGATGTTATCTGCGAAGAGTGCGGAAGAAACATGGTAATTAAATTTGGACCTCATGGTAAATTCTTAGCTTGCCCAGGATTTCCAGAATGTAGAAATACAAAACCATTCCTTGAAAAGATAGGAGTGCCATGCCCTAAGTGTGGCGGCGACGTTGTTATTAGAAAGTCACAGAAAGGAAGAAAATTCTTTGGATGTGCAAATCATCCTGAGTGTGACTTTATTAGCTGGTCAAAGCCAACCACAGAGAAGTGTCCAAAGTGTGGAACATATATGGTGGAAAAGGGTAATAAACTTGTTTGTGCAAATGATGATTGTAGATTTGTAGAAAATCAGAATAAATAGCGGTAAATTTTCTGATATTTATTGCGATTTGTTCTAATCGGTGCTATAATTGGTACAAATTTCACATTAGTTCGGGGACGACAGTTAGATTGATTTGGCACAATATAGTGTTTAGATTCAGGAGGAATACATTTTAAATGAGCGTACAGTTATTAGACAAGACAAGAAAGATTGGAAAACTTCTTCACAATAATAATTCATCAAAGGTTGTTTTTAACGACATTTGCTCTGTTCTTACAGATATTTTGGATTCTTCGGTTCTTGTTATTTCTAAGAAGGGTAAGGTCCTTGGACTTTCACACTTACCAAACACTACAGAAATTGGTGAGTTAATTGTTGACGAGGTTGGAGGATTTATTGATCCACTTTTAAACGAGAGATTACTTTCAATTCTTTCAACAAAGGAAAATGTTAACTTAAAGACATTAGGTTTTGAAAAGTCTGATATTGATATGTATTCAGCAATCATTGCACCAATTGATATTGCTGGCGAGAGACTTGGAACACTTTTTGTTTACAGATTTGATAAGCAGTACGATATTGATGACATCATCCTTACAGAGTACGGTACAACAGTTGTTGGACTTGAGATGATGCGTTCAGTAAACGAAGAGTCTGCAGAAGAGAACAGAAAGCTCCAGGTTGTTAAGAGCGCTATTTCTACACTTTCATACTCTGAGCTTGAAGCTATCATCCATATCTTTGATGAGCTTGATGGAAACGAAGGCGTTCTTGTTGCTTCAAAGATTGCAGATAGAGTTGGTATTACAAGATCAGTTATAGTAAATGCACTTCGTAAGTTTGAATCAGCTGGTGTAATTGAATCTCGTTCATCTGGTATGAAGGGTACATACATCAAGGTTCTTAATGACGTTGTATTTGATGAGCTTAATGAGATTAAGAAAAATAAATAATTAGGATTTTATTTAAAGGGACTTACATTTTGTAGGTCTCTTTTTTGTTATTATTCATAACTTTAACACAAAAATATTTTATGATGATAGTAATTATAAAATGGTGATTTGTATTCTATATTTATGTAATTATCGCGAAATACAACACTAATAGTGGCGATTGAGTAAATGAATGTATGCCACTATTTCTTGTGTTTAGAATTAATAAAATATACTACATGATGTAAAAAAGCCTTGTGTTTTTTTACATATAATTTATAATTAAATTAGTCTAGGAGGATTGTATATATGATTAGTTCAGATGCATTCGGATATATCAACTTACTTGATAATACAGCAGATGTGAGCTGGCAGCGCCAGACTCTTATTATGAATAACATTGCTAACGCTACAACTCCTGGTTATAAGAGACAGGATATAGAGTTTGAGAGTGTCCTTAGAAAAGAGCTTATCAACACTCATGAGCGTTCTTTGGAAAGAGCGGTTAATGTCTTAGACGATGATGGAAATCATGTTGATGGCATTGAATATACAGATTATGAGAATTACTCATACAGACTCGATGGCAACAACGTTGACATGGATACAGAAAATGTGGAGCTTGCTTCTGAACAGATTAGATATCAGACTCTCACAACCAGTGTTAACAATGAAGTTGGACGTTTCAAGTCAGTTATTTCATAATCATGATTGTTAAATAAACGGAGGAAAGGCTATGGGATTATTTCAACCTTTTGACATTGCTGCATCAGGCATGACAGCACAGCGTTTCAGAATGGATGTTATCGCTGAAAATATTGCAAATGTCAACACCACTCGCACAGAGAATGGTGGCCCTTATACGCGTAAAATAGTTACATTCCAGGAAAAACAGTTAAAGGCGGGTACTCCATCTTTTAGAAACATTCTTAAAGAGAGCACAGCAGCTTATAATGGCAATGGCGTAAAAGTTTCAAAAGTGTCTGAAGACACTGAAACAGATTACATAATGGAATACGATCCATCTCATCCAGATGCTGATGAAAATGGATACGTTAGATATCCAAACGTAAATACAGTTACAGAGATGACTAACCTTATCGATGCCAGCCGTGCGTACGAAGCAAATACCACAGCATTCCAGGCTATTAAGTCTATGGCTACAAGCGGCATTTCAATTGGACAGGGATGATATTAAAGGAGAATTAAATGGACGTTAGTTCTATTCAGAGTTTATATGGTGCTACGCCGGTCACATCAAGCGAGACAAAAGTGAACGCAGATACAGGATTTCAAAGCATGCTTAATTCTGTTATGAGCTTATTAGAGGATACAAACTCACAGATTCAACAGGCTCATAAAGAAGAAGTTGCTTTTCAGCTTGGTGAGACAGACAACACTCATGATTTGATGATTGCAGAGCAGAAGGCAAACATTGCATTACAGTATACTGTAGCAGTTCGTGATAGAGTGCTTGAGGCTTATCAGCAGATTATGCAGATGCAAGTCTAATTAGGTATTATTAAAGGGAGAACAATATGCCAGAACAAATTCAAGCTATCATTAATCGAATACTTGAATGGTGGAGAAAGTTTACTAGAAGACAGCAGGTGTTGATTGTATCAATTACTGCTGTTGTTATTGTGTCATTTATTATTTTAGGAGTCATTATTTCACGTCCAAACATGGTTCAGTTGATCCAATGCGAGGACGGGGTACAGGCGGCGGCAGTTAAGCAGTTGCTCGATGATGAGGGAATTGCATACGAGACAAGCGAGGATGGATATACTTTCTATATCGAGGATAAGGACAAGGCTAATGCCAATGTCTTACTCGGTTCAAATGACATTCCAAGTTCAGGATACTCCATCAACGATGTTGTAGATGGAAGTTTCTCAACAACAGAAGCAGACAAGCAAAAGAAATATAAACTTTATCTTGAAAATCAGTTTGAGGATATGTTAGAGTCACAAGCTGCTGTCAATTCTGCAACAGTTATTCTTACTATCCCAGAGCAGGATGGAACAATCCTTGCTAGAGAAGCAGATTCATACGCAAATGTTACACTTGATTTGAATGCACAGATTTCAGGGGATACAGCTGCCGGCTTAGCTCGAGCTTTAGCTGTCAATCTTGGAAACGATGACACAGAGAATATCTTTATCATGGATACAAATGGTAATGTTTTGTTCTCTGGTGGTGATGCAACGTCAGCTGCTGGAAATGCCAGTGCTAATCAAGATGTGAGAGAGAGAGCTAGCAGTGAAATCGTAGATAGAGTGCACACAGTTTTGGAAGGAACTAATCTTTACGACGATATTTCTGTAGGTGTTAACCTTTCGATGAACTTCGATGAAAATAGCTATGTTACATACGATTATTCAGTTGATGAAGGTCGTACAGAAGGCTATTTAGATAGTGAATCTGGTTCTAACTCAACTAACACATCAGGTGCAGGTGGCGTGCCTGGTACAGAT
It contains:
- a CDS encoding alpha-amylase family glycosyl hydrolase, translated to MKVLRGDFREYGPRISAKDGVIFTVAIKSTTEKASILLFDKKTKKQLQEIELIPDFAVGRVYSVEVTGIDIDKICYLIKEDDKTALDPYCTAVVGRDKWGDVKERQTKEFAVYSGISHIEKTWKDKKVEIAPSDMILYKLHMRGFTAGFNMAASKVGNYNGLLSKKTYLKNMGITSIEIMPLYDFEELFLDNKMLISPKGMITETKEFSGKKNYWGFGIANYFAPKASYFGGASNACEGLRSMVSNLHNSGFEVIMEMAFAAETPDDLILECLKYYVKYFHIDGFHIVGCNAPIQRIAAEPYLADTKIFYEFIPEEILCNEKGKKHLFVYNDSFMNVTRQIENHMNGSMVQFANHMRRQNSAYGFVNYMANVNGFSLWDSYSYGEKHNWDNGEDNRDGTNNNYSFNYGVEGKTTNKTINANRFREMRNAFTALMLSQSVPLFVAADEAAATHLGNNNPYCQDNKVGYTCFTKTKSKDSLTGFVKNLIEFRKNHKCIRVESPFLMNDYRHLGLPDMSFHGTEPWMMSIGEEQKALGVLYNGAYVDEEEEVFVCYNFHYDAVDMALPLLAPGKRWRLCFNTAKDTDDFEPKPIHDQQSINVPGNSISVLVGVKPGKR
- a CDS encoding DUF5662 family protein — its product is MKAWEHFKTITHHRRLVRKGCFAVGLYMQGLLHDLSKYSWVEFRVGAKYYQGTQSPNNAERLETGVSMAWLHHKGRNKHHFEYWIDYSLDEHHHMTGMEMPVKYVVEMYCDRVAACKTYQKEKYNDSSALEYYNRGKGKYMMHPKTAALLEDMLTYLAEHGESATNEYIRKNILKNKK
- the trpS gene encoding tryptophan--tRNA ligase, with translation MEKERKVLYSGMQATGKLTIGNYIGALKNWVNLHEDYDCFFGVMDLHSLTVRQNPTEFRQNARRIYTQYVAAGLDPQKNCIYFQSHVPAHAQLGWILDCYTYMGELNRMTQFKDKSAKHADNINAGLFTYPALMAADILLYQTDLVPIGADQKQHLEICRDVAERFNNIYGDVFTIPEGYFPKAGARIMSLAEPTKKMSKSDENVNATIYLIDDKDTIIRKFKKAVTDSDAEVRYDVENKPGVSNLMEIYGVVTGKSMDEVAKEFEGKGYGDFKLAVGEAVADMLEPFHVRCAELEKDKAYIDGCIKENAEKASYFANKTLRKVHKKLGLTEMIR
- a CDS encoding YifB family Mg chelatase-like AAA ATPase gives rise to the protein MYSIVNTATIFGIDSKLISVEADISEGMPIFEMVGYLSSEVKEAKERVRAALKNAGYALPIKRITVNLSPASIRKTGAGFDLPIAVAILSAIGIINCEKLSSICLCGEIGLDGKIQPVNGVLSMAMEARRNNLQIMIVPKDNLVEARLVNDLTTIGVSQISEVIELLNEGVFDAKDEIINMEETSQEDMEYDFSMINGQQALRRACEVAISGMHNMLMVGPPGAGKSMIAKCIPSILPAMDADEQLELSKIYSVCGMFDERGGLMKKRPFRSPHHTVSPQGLVGGGQNPKPGEISLAHGGVLFLDELTEFTKSTIEMLRQPLEDKKVNISRASGSFTFPADFVMVAAMNPCSCGYYPDLNRCHCSRMSIQRYLAKISQPLLDRIDICVEAPTLNFAQIALRQKNESSADIRVRVERVHEIQRERYKNFDFKFNSQIPSSHIDVFCPLKEDEAKYMEEMYDKYSLTARTYHKVLRVARTIADMDGCQDISLVHLQEAVCYRGLDKHYWEEGI
- the dprA gene encoding DNA-processing protein DprA, with product MDKHLYQYWFMRNEDITYSRKHKLIDYFYDSYNIYFATKKDLVDSGLMDDKTADTFILNRGKFDLSKEYEEFSHSPFSFITMEDVAYPDKLRNIYDKPYGLYYVGQIPSLERAVSIVGARRCSAYGKRIALQIGDKLGQNGYTVISGMARGIDAYGHKGCIDAGGKTIAVLGSGCDVIYPADNRILYEEILSTGGAIISEYQMGTSPVAMNFPRRNRIVSALSDIVVVIEAREKSGSLITADFALEQGKDIYVTPGRIGDSLSSGTNKLIAQGAGIIYDIDQFIADIQNFYGLKPEKINAEKKPKIILTEEQKRVYKLFDDYPKSISTVIEESGMDYLNLLSVVLSLERLELLSEVFKNNYVKTA
- the topA gene encoding type I DNA topoisomerase, translated to MAKNLVIVESPAKVHTIKKFLGSNYEVMASQGHVRDMPKSQLGFDPENDFEPKYITIRGKGELLAALRKEVKKADKIYLATDPDREGEAISWHLTHALNLQDKKVYRITFNEITKTAVKNSLKHPREIDMDLVDAQQARRMLDRMVGYKISPLLWAKVKRGLSAGRVQSVALRIICDREKEIEQFIPQEYYTLDVLLDAKDAKKPIVAKYYGDTSGKKDISDKESLDKIMNDLKGADFNIASIKRGTREKKAPLPFTTSTMQQEASKALNFSIQKTMSVAQQLYEGVSVKGHGTIGLITYLRTDSTRVSDEARAAAEQFITGNYGQEYLSAPVNSSKKNTGKVQDAHEAIRPANIELIPSEIKESLTRDQFRLYQLVWKRFVASQMANAIYDTVSLNVQAKNHVFTASDSSIKFDGFMMIYVSADDEAESKTHPLSKLTEDTKLEFNSFEEKQHFTQPAPHFTEASLVKTLEELGIGRPSTYSPTITTLLKRHYITKEAKNLFVTELGEVVNSIMEASFPIIVDDKFTANLELLLDGVEEGTVEWKSVVRNFYPDLEKAVEVAEEELAKVEIHDEVTDVICEECGRNMVIKFGPHGKFLACPGFPECRNTKPFLEKIGVPCPKCGGDVVIRKSQKGRKFFGCANHPECDFISWSKPTTEKCPKCGTYMVEKGNKLVCANDDCRFVENQNK
- the codY gene encoding GTP-sensing pleiotropic transcriptional regulator CodY produces the protein MSVQLLDKTRKIGKLLHNNNSSKVVFNDICSVLTDILDSSVLVISKKGKVLGLSHLPNTTEIGELIVDEVGGFIDPLLNERLLSILSTKENVNLKTLGFEKSDIDMYSAIIAPIDIAGERLGTLFVYRFDKQYDIDDIILTEYGTTVVGLEMMRSVNEESAEENRKLQVVKSAISTLSYSELEAIIHIFDELDGNEGVLVASKIADRVGITRSVIVNALRKFESAGVIESRSSGMKGTYIKVLNDVVFDELNEIKKNK
- the flgB gene encoding flagellar basal body rod protein FlgB, with product MISSDAFGYINLLDNTADVSWQRQTLIMNNIANATTPGYKRQDIEFESVLRKELINTHERSLERAVNVLDDDGNHVDGIEYTDYENYSYRLDGNNVDMDTENVELASEQIRYQTLTTSVNNEVGRFKSVIS
- the flgC gene encoding flagellar basal body rod protein FlgC, translating into MGLFQPFDIAASGMTAQRFRMDVIAENIANVNTTRTENGGPYTRKIVTFQEKQLKAGTPSFRNILKESTAAYNGNGVKVSKVSEDTETDYIMEYDPSHPDADENGYVRYPNVNTVTEMTNLIDASRAYEANTTAFQAIKSMATSGISIGQG
- the fliE gene encoding flagellar hook-basal body complex protein FliE — translated: MDVSSIQSLYGATPVTSSETKVNADTGFQSMLNSVMSLLEDTNSQIQQAHKEEVAFQLGETDNTHDLMIAEQKANIALQYTVAVRDRVLEAYQQIMQMQV
- a CDS encoding flagellar M-ring protein FliF C-terminal domain-containing protein, whose amino-acid sequence is MPEQIQAIINRILEWWRKFTRRQQVLIVSITAVVIVSFIILGVIISRPNMVQLIQCEDGVQAAAVKQLLDDEGIAYETSEDGYTFYIEDKDKANANVLLGSNDIPSSGYSINDVVDGSFSTTEADKQKKYKLYLENQFEDMLESQAAVNSATVILTIPEQDGTILAREADSYANVTLDLNAQISGDTAAGLARALAVNLGNDDTENIFIMDTNGNVLFSGGDATSAAGNASANQDVRERASSEIVDRVHTVLEGTNLYDDISVGVNLSMNFDENSYVTYDYSVDEGRTEGYLDSESGSNSTNTSGAGGVPGTDSNDDDTTYVIEDGTQSESTTEEFYKDYLPDETITNHTDEMGKRELENSSISVTCKTYAIYNQDKMESDGTLEELGQTFDEFVKENSDPVQLEVTDDIVEVVAQATGFPSSSVKIVAYEIPMFQYSEGSGIGLTDILQIVLAALIFLMLGFVVFRSLRTEEEEPVEQELTIDDLIASTQEEEEELEDIGYTEKSEARILIEKFVDEKPEAVAQLLRNWLNEDWG